One Dysidea avara chromosome 7, odDysAvar1.4, whole genome shotgun sequence genomic region harbors:
- the LOC136262583 gene encoding GRIP and coiled-coil domain-containing protein 1-like — protein sequence MSAVKAILNKPVADEEVKLLHFIQEQARRDAEISLARRKCIELEETISDYHEREEKLIEQSTVLKEEIRRLERSRSRETANLEYLKNIILHYMCSANVGKDHMINAIATVLHFSPHEVQLIKQNQSSWWGTT from the exons ATGTCAGCAGTGAAGGCAATCCTCAACAAG CCAGTGGCTGATGAGGAGGTGAAACTACTACACTTCATACAGGAACAAGCTAGGAGGGATGCTGagatttcattggctagaaggAAATGTATTGAACTAGAAGAAACTATTAGTGACTACCATGAAAG GGAAGAGAagttaatagaacagtccactGTGTTGAAGGAAGAGATCAGAAGACTAGAAAGAAGCAG ATCACGGGAGACAGCTAACCTGGAGTATCTGAAAAATATAATTTTGCATTATATGTGTAGTGCCAATGTTGgcaaggatcacatgatcaatgcCATAGCAACCGTGTTACACTTCAGTCCACATGAG GTCCAGTTAATCAAACAGAACCAATCTAGTTGGTGGGGTACTACATGA